Part of the Heptranchias perlo isolate sHepPer1 unplaced genomic scaffold, sHepPer1.hap1 HAP1_SCAFFOLD_1752, whole genome shotgun sequence genome, aacactcccagggcaggtacagggttagatacagagcaaagctccctctacactgtccatcaaacactcccagggcaggtacagggttagatacagagtaaagctccctctacactgtcccatcaaacactcccagggcaggtacagggttagatacagagtaaagctccctctacactgtcccatcaaacactcccagggcaggtacagggttagatacagagtaaagctccctctacaccgtcccatcaaacactcccaggtcaggtacagggttagatacagagtaaagctccctctgcactgtcccatcaaacactcccagggcaggtacagggttagatacagagtaaagctccctctacactgtcccatcaaacactcccaggacaggtacagggttagatacagagtaaagctccctctacactgtcccgtcaaacactcccagggcaggtacagggttagatacagagtaaagctccctctacactgtcccatcaaacactcccagggcaggtacagggttagatacagagtaaagctccctctacactgtcccatcaaacactcccagggcaggtacagggttaggtacagagtaaagctccctctacactgtcccatcaaacactcccagggcaggtacagggtgagatacagagtaaagctccctctacactgtcccatcaaacactcccgggcaggtacagggttagatacagagtaaagctccctctacactgtcccatcaaacactcccagggcaggtacagggtgagatacagagtaaagctccctctgcactgtcccatcaaacactcccagggcaggtacagggtgagatacagagtaaagctccctctacactgtcccatcaaacactcccagggcaggtacagggttagatacagagtaaagctccctctacactgtcccatcaaacactcccagggcaggtacagggtgagatacagagtaaagctccctctacactgtcccatcaaacactcccggggcaggtacagggttagatacagagtaaagctccctctacactgtcccatcaaacactcccagggcaggtacagggttagatacagagtaaagctccctccacactgtcccgtcaaacactcccagggacaggtacaaggttagatacagagtaaagctccctctacactgtcccatcaaacactcccagggcaggtacagggtgagatacagagtaaagctccctcgacactgccccatcaaacactcccagggcaggtacagggttagatacagagtaaagctccctctacactgtcccatcaaacactcccagggcaggtacagggttagatacagagtaaagctccctctacactgtcccatcaaacactcccagggcaggtacagggtgagatacagagtaaagctccctccacactgtcccatcaaacactcccagggcaggtacagggtgagatacagagtaaagctccctctacactgtcccgtcaaacactcccagggcaggtacagggttagatacagagtaaagctccctctacactgtcccatcaaacactcccagggcaggtacagggtcagatacagagtaaagctccctctacactgtcccatcaaacactcccagggcaggtacagggttagatacagagtaaagctccctctaccctgtcccatcaaacactcccagggcaggtacagggttagatacagagtaaagctccctctacactgtcccatcaaacactcccagggcaggtacagggttagatacagagtaaagctccctctaccctgtcccatcaaacactcccagggcaggtacagggttagatacagagtaaagctccctctacactgtcccatcaaacactcccagggcaggtacagggttagatacagagtaaagctccctctacactgtcccatcaaacactcccagggcaggtacagggttagatacagagtaaagctccctctacactgtcccatcaaacactcccaggtcccaGAGAGGATGGTGTCTAACTGACTGCCCCacctcaagagagagagagattgacacagagagagagagagagagacagagcatgaGAGAGGCGGTGAGATGGTGAgattgatggagagagagagagtgagagattgagattgacagagggagagagagagagagagtgagattgatggagggagagagtgagattgacggagggagagagagtgagattgatggagggagagagagagattgatggagggagagagagagattgatggagggagagagagagtgagattgatggagggagagagagagattgacagagggagagagagtgagattgatggagggagagagagagattgatggagggagagagagagattgatggagggagagagagagtgagattgatggagggagagagagagattgatggagggagagagagagattgatggagggagagagagagtgagattgatggagggagagagagagattgacagagggagagagagtgagattgatggagggagagagagagattgacggagggagagagtgagattgacggagggagagagagagattgacggagggagagagagagagattgacggagtgagagagagagattgacggagggagaaagagagattgacggagtgagagagagagagattgatggagggagaaagagagattgacggagggagagagagagattgacggagggagaaagagagattgacggagggagagagagagattgacggagggagagagagagattgacggagggagagagagagagattgacggagggagagagagagagattgacggagggagaaagagagattgacggagggagagagagagagattgacggagggagaaagagagattgacggagggagagagagtgagattgacggagggagagagagagagattgatggagggagagagagagattgacggagggagagagagagagattgatggagggagagagagattgacggagggagagggattgacggagggagagagagagattgacggagggagagagagtgagattgacggagggagagagagagagcgataactCGTCTTGTGGAAAACTATCTATTAAATTTACTTCAAGCCAAAGTACAAACTCGAGTGTTGATttgtgaccccctcctcctcctcccctctgacccccttcctcctcctcctccccctcctcctcctcccctctgaccccctcctcctcctcctcctccccctcctcctcccctctgacccccttcctcctcctcctccccctcctcctcctcccctctgaccccctcctcctcctcctcctccccctcctcctcccctctgaccccctcctcctcctcctcctccccctcctcctcccctcctcctccccctaacTCCCCCCGCACTGCGCTGAACCCGTCCGCCCTCCCCCCATCATTCTCCCCTCTGCCCCTCCCTggccgcaccccccacccctctccgccctcccccctcattctcccccatcccccccgtcccccccatgGACGGGAGTTACGAGGACCTGACGAAAATGAGACGGCTGGAGTAGACGAGGTCGGCCAGGTAGACCAGGAGGTTGAGGGCGGTGAGGATGGCCACCGCCAGCTGGTTGTCCTTCTCGCAGGCCCCCCCGTGCCCCCTGCACCACCTGCCGTGGGAGCCCCCGTAGCGCCGGTCGAAGCTGTAGATGGGCCAGACAATGGTGGCGGTGGCATAGAGCAGCACGGCCAGGAGGGCGTAGCCGCCCAGGAAACGGTCGAAGGGCACGGGCAGCCAGCCGGTGCACTCGCCCACGCACAGCAGCACCACCCCCACCGACAGGACGAAGCAGATGCAGTAGACGGCCAGGCACCACTGCAGGCCCCCGTGCCGGCTGTAGTCCGTCTGGGAGACGAAGACGAAGATGACGCAGGCCGTGAAGGTCTCCATCACCTTCAGGAGACCCGGCAGCGTGGCCATGTAGCCCGTCACCTCCCCGGGCCTGGCGCGGCTCAGGGAGACCTCGGCTCCGTAGGCCAGCGTCGCCAGGCAGGAGAAGACGGTGGCAGCGATGCGGTAAGACTGCTCCTCCTTGGTCCCCCTGGCCCCCTGCCCGAGATGGTACAGCGGGTAGATGACGGAGGCGGAGAGGCACATCAGGACGCCCAGCATGGCCAGGGTGATGGGGGCGTTCCTCCAGGAAACAGGCACCTGGCTCTGGACCCCGGTGAACTCCACCAGCAGCACCAGGGTGGTGAAGGCAAAGCAGAAGCACCAGGCGAAGAGGCACCAGACCCCACCCCTGAAACCCCAGCCCCCGCCGTGCACCACCAGGCTGAAGGTGACGCAGGTGAAGAGGGCGGCGGCCAGGCGGGCGTAGCCCACCGGGGAGGTTAGAGCCCGGAGGTTTCCCACCGGCATGGCTTCCTGCAACGACGAGGCCCCCCCCGCGGGAGAAAGAGCGAGACGAGATGGTCAcctgtcggggagagagagagagagagagagaggggttcagGAGACGGCAAGACGTGGGGGTCGCGGGTTGCGCGTTGCCGTTGCCCGTCGAGCATCATCGGCGCAGACCACCCGTCACCGTCACCCGTCACCCGTCACCCGTCACCAATCACCGTCACCCGTCACCAATCACCAATCACCCGTCACCAATCACCGTCACCCATCACCGTCACCAATCACCGTCACCGTCACCCGTCACCCGTCACCCATCACCGTCACCAATCACCGTCACCCATCACCGTCACCCATCACCGTCACCATCACCCGTCACCGTCACCATCACCCGTCACCCGTCACCGTCACCCATCACCGTCTCCCGTCACCAATCACCGTCACCCATCACCGTCTCCCgtcaccaatcaccatcaccgtCCCCCGTCACCAATCACCCGTCACCAATCACCCGTCACCCATCACCGTCCCCCGTCACCAATCACCGTCACCCATCACCGACACCGTCTCCCgtcaccaatcaccatcaccgtCCCCCGTCACCAATCACCCGTCACCCATCACCGTCCCCCGTCACCAATCACCGTCACCCATCACCGACACCGTCTCCCgtcaccaatcaccatcaccgtCCCCCGTCACCAATCACCCGTCACCCATCACCGTCCCCCGTCACCAATCACCGTCACCCATCACCGTCACCGTCTCCCGTCACCAATCACCGTCACCCATCACCGACACCGTCTCCCGTCACCAATCACCCGACACCGTCTCCCGTCACCAATCACCGTCACCCATCACCGTCACCGTCTCCCGTCACCAATCACCGTCACCCATCACCGACACCGTCTCCCgtcaccaatcaccatcaccgtCCCCCGTCACCGTCTCCCGTCACCAATCACCGTCACCAATCACCCGACACCGTCTCCCGTCACCAATCACCGTCCCCCGTCACCGTCTCCCGTCACCAATCACCGTCACCAATCACCGACACCGTCTCCCGTCACCAATCACCGTCACCAATCACCCGACACCGTCTCCCGTCACCAATCACCCGTCACCAATCACCCGTCACCAATCACCGTCACCCATCACCGTCACCATCACCAATCACCGTCACCGTCACCCATCACCGTCACCGTCTCCCGTCACCAATCACCGTCACCAATCACCGACACCGTCTCCCGTCACCAATCACCGTCACCAATCACCCGACACCGTCTCCCGTCACCAATCACCGTCCCCCGTCACCGTCTCCCGTCACCAATCACCGTCACCAATCACCGACACCGTCTCCCGTCACCAATCACCGTCACCAATCACCCGACACCGTCTCCCGTCACCAATCACCCGTCACCAATCACCCGTCACCAATCACCGTCACCCATCACCGTCACCATCACCAATCACCGTCACCGTCACCCATCACCGTCACCGTCACCAATCACCGTCACCCATCACCGTCACCATCACCGTCACCCATCACCGTCACCCATCACCGTCACCCATCACCGTCACCAATCACCGTCACCCATCACCATCACCGTCACCCATCACCGTCACCAATCACCGTCACCCATCACCGTCACCATCACCGTCACCCATCACCGACACCATCACTGTCACCCATCACCGTCACCAATCACCGTCACCCATCACCGACACCATCACCGTCACCCATCACCGTCACCAATCACCGTCACCCATCACTGACACCGTCTCCCGTCACCAATCACCCGTCACCATCACCGTCACCGTCCCCCGTCACCAATCACCCGTCACCATCACCGTCACCGTCTCCCgtcaccaatcaccatcaccgtCACCGTCCCCCGTCACCGTCACCGTCACCATCACCGTCCCCCGTCACCAATCACCGTCCCCATCACCGTCACCGTCCCCCGTCACCAATCACCGTCCCCATCACCGACACCGTCCCCCGTCACCATCACCGTCACCGTCTCCCGTCACCATCACCGTCACCGTCTCCCGTCACCAatcacccgtcccccagcgaggagggggttcagtgcccgtggggacccgtcccccagcgaggaggggggtcagtgcccgtggggacccgtcccccagcgaggaggggggtcagtgcccgtggggacccgtcccccagcgaggagggagggtcagtgcccgtggggacccgtcccccagcgaggacgGGGGTCAgcgcccgtggggacccgtcccccagcgaggatgggggtcagtgcccgtggggacccgtcccccagcgaggaggggggtcagtgcccgtgggggacccgccccccagcgaggaggggggtcagtgcccgtggggacccgtcccccagcgaggacgGGGGTCAgcgcccgtggggacccgtcccccagcgaggaggggggtcagtgcccgtggggacccgtcccccagcgagaaggagggtcagtgcccgtggggacccgtcccccagcgaggaggggggtcagtgcccgtggggacccgtcccccagcgaggaggggggtcagtgcccgtggggacccgtcccccagcgaggaggagggggtcagtgcccgtggggacccgtcccccagcgaggaggggggtcagtgcccgtggggacccgtcccccagcgaggaggggagtcagtgcccgtggggacccgtcccccagcgaggagggggtcagtgcccgtggggacctgTCCCCCAgcgaggggggggcagggttgACCAATGAGACAAGAAGGAGAGAGAATTCTGCAGGAAACAAAATCTGCCCTGAGTTGCACGAGGATGACATGGTTCATTTATCGAACAAACCACAAACGGAAATGCAATAAGACAGCCCAGTTCCTCCCAGAGAAAGAAGGTTTTGTCTGTGGAGTATATAATCGATTTAGTGAGAGACAGTGATAAACAGAGGCACTTTTATATCATTGTTCGTCCCCCAGTGtctcctccagactcgactattccaatgctctcctgcccggcctcccatcgtccgccctccgtaaactccagctcgtccaaaactcctgctccccccccgtatcctaactcacaccgagtcccgttcacccatcaccccctgtgctcgctggaccgacactggttcccggtccaggaacgcctcgattttaaaattcacatcctcctgttcaaatccctccatggccctcgccccccctccctatctctgtaacctcctccagcccctacaattctcatcctcctgttcaaatccctccatagccctcgcccccccctccctatctctgtaacctcctccagcccctacaattctcatcctcctgttcaaatccctccatggccctcgcccccctccctatctctgtaacctcctccagcccctacaattctcatcctcctgttcaaatccctccatgaccctcgtccccccctccctatctctgtaacctcctccagcccctacaattctcatcctcctgttcaaatccctccatggcccctcgcccccctccctatctctgtaacctcctccagcccctacaattctcatcctcctgttcaaatccctccatggccctcgccccccctccctatctctgtaacctcctccagctcctacaattctcatcctcctgttcaaatccctccatgaccctcgccccccctccctatctctgtaacctcctccagcccctacaattctcatcctcctgttcaaatccctccatgaccctcgccccccctccctatctctgtaacctcctccagctcctacaattctcatcctcctgttcaaatccctccatggccctcgcccccctccctatctctgtaacctcctccagtccctacaattctcatcctcctgttcaaatccctccatggccctcgcccccccctccctatctctgtaacctcctccagccccgacaattctcatcctcctgttcaaatccctccatggccctcgcccccccctccctatctctgtaacctcctccagccccgacaattctcatcctcctgttcaaatccctccatggccctcgcccccctctccctatctctgtaacctcctccagcccctacaattctcatcctcctgttcaaatccctccatggccctcacccccctcccgatctctgtaacctcctccagcccctacaattctcatcctcctgttcaaatccctccatgaccctcgccccccctccctatctctgtaacctcctccagcccctacaattctcatcctcctgttcaaatccctccatggccctcgcccccctccctatctctgtaacctcctccagcccctacaattctcatcctcctgttcaaatccctccatgaccctcgccccccctccctatctctgtaacctcctccagcccctacaattctcatcctcctgttcaaatccctccatgaccctcgccccccctccctatctctgtaacctcctccagcccctacaattctcatcctcctgttcaaatccctccatggccctcgcccccctccctatctctgtaacctcctccagcccctacaattctcatcctcctgttcaaatccctccatggccctcgccccccctccctatctctgtaacctcctccagcccctacaattcacatcctcctgttcaaatccctccatgaccctcgccccccctccctatctctgtaacctcctccagcccctacaattctcatcctcctgttcaaatccctccatggccctcgccccccctccctatctctgtaacctcctccagcccctacaattctcatcctcctgttcaaatccctccatggccctcgccccccctccctatctctgtaacctcctccagcccctacaattctcatcctcctgttcaaatccctccatggccctcgcccccctccctatctctgtaacctcctccagcccctacaattctcatcctcctgttcaaatccctccatggccctcgccccccctccctatctctgtaacctcctccagccccctacaattctcatcctcctgttcaaatccctccatggccctcgccccccctccctatctctgtaacctcctccagcccctacaattctcatcctcctgttcaaatccctccatggccctcgccccccctccctatctctgtaacctcctccagcccctacaattctcatcctcctgttcaaatccctccatggccctcgccccccctccctatctccgtaacctcctccagcccctacaattctcatcctcctgttcaaatccctccatggccctcgccccccctccctatctctgtaacctcctccagcccctacaatcctcatcctcctgttcaaatccctccatggccctcgccccccctccctatctctgtaacctcctccagcccctacaatcctgatcctcctgttcaaatccctccatggccctcgccccccctccctatctctgtaacctcctccgaccctccgagatctctgcgctcctccaattctggcctcttgcgtatccccgattcccatcgctccaccattggcggccgtgccttcagctgcctgggccctgagctctggaattccctccctaaacctctccccctctctctcctcctttaagacgctccttgaggggtgtgttacagagagactgttttatacggtttctctgttagagagagagctgtaaacagtgtgtgttatatcggagagtgttacagtgaggggtgtgttacagagagactgTTTTAGACGGTTTCTCTGTTGGAGAGAgctgtaaacagtgtgtgttatatcggagagtgttacagtgaggggtgtgttacagagagactgttttatacggtttctctattggagagagagctgtaaacagtgtgtgttatatcggagagtgttacagtgaggggtgtgttacagagagactgttttatacggtttctctgttagagagagagctgtaaacagtgtgtgttatatcggagagtgttacagtgaggggtgtgttacagagagactgTTTTAGACGGTTTCTCTGTTAGAGAGAgctgtaaacagtgtgtgttatatcggagagtgttacagtgaggggtgtgttacagagagactgttttatacggtttctctgttagagagagagctgtaaacagtgtgtgttatatcggagagtgttacagtgaggggtgtgttacagagagactgttttatacggtttctctgttagagagagagctgtaaacagtgtgtgttatatcggagagtgttacagtgaggggtgtgttacagagagactgttttatacggtttctctgttagagagagagctgtaaacagtgtgtgttatatcggagagtgttacagtgaggagtgtgttacagagagactgTTTTAGACGGTTTCTCTGttagagagagagctgtaaacagtgtgtgttatatcggagagtgttacagtgaggggtgtgttacagagagactgttttatacggtttctctattggagagagagctgtaaacagtgtgtgttatagcggagagtgttacagtgaggggtgtgttacagagagactgTTTTAGACGGTTTCTCTGTTAGAGAGAgctgtaaacagtgtgtgttatatcggagagtgttacagtgaggggtgtgttacagagagactgttttatacggtttctctgttagagagagagctgtaaacagtgtgtgttatatcggagagtgttacagtgaggggtgtgttacagagagactgttttatacggtttctctgttagagagagagctgtaaacagtgtgtgttatatcggagagtgttacagtgaggggtgtgttacagagagactgTTTTAGACGGTTTCTCTATTGGAGAGAGAgctgtaaacagtgt contains:
- the myadma gene encoding myeloid-associated differentiation marker homolog: MPVGNLRALTSPVGYARLAAALFTCVTFSLVVHGGGWGFRGGVWCLFAWCFCFAFTTLVLLVEFTGVQSQVPVSWRNAPITLAMLGVLMCLSASVIYPLYHLGQGARGTKEEQSYRIAATVFSCLATLAYGAEVSLSRARPGEVTGYMATLPGLLKVMETFTACVIFVFVSQTDYSRHGGLQWCLAVYCICFVLSVGVVLLCVGECTGWLPVPFDRFLGGYALLAVLLYATATIVWPIYSFDRRYGGSHGRWCRGHGGACEKDNQLAVAILTALNLLVYLADLVYSSRLIFVRSS